In Variovorax sp. OAS795, a single window of DNA contains:
- a CDS encoding lysophospholipase, which translates to MLHIDGKIAAIACALVVGCTSVGTAAAASLGGPLALSDEGMFFVHAKPAASRYPGVSPAGPARPGTVMVNQMYVHYRIPAVRTSALPIVLVHGGGLSGMSYETTPDGREGWATYFARKGHAVYVVDTPGRGRSGFNATAINEAKAEGNVSALPPSVLMVTAELAWPLFRFGPSHGTAYPDSQFPVEAFPKFAAQGVPFAEALLEGGGMGTAPPALAALLDDIGPAIVVVHSLAGPFADALVGLRPALVKAVVNIEGAQSVLPTDAQVAAYRGVPVLELFGDHLDAPVFTGQPRYEARKAVVERINRLEGGRATLVRLPDVGLKGNSHMMMQDRNNLQVADFILGWIADTVR; encoded by the coding sequence ATGCTTCATATCGATGGAAAGATCGCGGCCATCGCCTGTGCGCTGGTGGTCGGCTGCACCAGCGTCGGGACGGCCGCGGCGGCCTCGCTCGGCGGGCCGCTGGCCCTCTCGGACGAAGGCATGTTCTTCGTCCATGCAAAGCCCGCCGCGTCCAGGTACCCCGGCGTGTCGCCGGCCGGCCCGGCCCGGCCGGGAACCGTGATGGTGAACCAGATGTACGTGCACTACCGCATCCCCGCCGTCCGGACCAGCGCGCTCCCCATCGTGCTGGTGCACGGCGGCGGATTGAGCGGCATGAGCTACGAGACGACGCCAGACGGCCGCGAAGGCTGGGCGACTTACTTCGCGCGCAAGGGCCATGCCGTCTATGTCGTCGACACGCCCGGGCGCGGGCGCTCCGGCTTCAATGCGACAGCCATCAACGAAGCGAAGGCAGAGGGGAACGTCTCTGCGCTGCCGCCCAGCGTGCTGATGGTGACGGCCGAGCTCGCCTGGCCGCTCTTTCGCTTCGGGCCGTCGCACGGCACGGCGTATCCCGACTCCCAGTTCCCGGTCGAGGCCTTCCCGAAATTCGCCGCGCAGGGCGTGCCCTTCGCCGAGGCGCTGCTGGAGGGCGGCGGCATGGGCACCGCGCCGCCGGCGCTGGCAGCGCTGCTGGACGACATCGGGCCCGCCATCGTCGTGGTGCACTCGCTCGCAGGGCCCTTTGCCGATGCATTGGTCGGGCTGCGTCCGGCCCTGGTCAAGGCGGTCGTCAACATCGAGGGCGCGCAGTCGGTTCTTCCCACCGACGCGCAGGTTGCGGCCTACCGCGGTGTTCCCGTGCTGGAGCTGTTCGGCGACCACCTCGACGCACCCGTCTTCACAGGCCAGCCGCGCTACGAGGCGCGCAAGGCCGTGGTCGAGCGGATCAACCGTCTCGAAGGCGGCAGGGCAACGTTGGTGCGGCTTCCCGACGTGGGCCTCAAGGGCAACTCGCACATGATGATGCAGGACAGGAACAACCTGCAGGTCGCCGACTTCATCCTCGGCTGGATCGCGGACACGGTGCGTTGA
- a CDS encoding CBS domain-containing protein, whose protein sequence is MSERTVFQSISRSHVISLGPQASARDAACVMTRASCGSVLVMELPDALLGILTERDLMTRVLARGLDPDRTTVREVMTPNPICVPPETLVSDAVVLMLERGFRHLPLVAGTKILGVFSVRDALPRELGTAVSLTEFREQVNDALG, encoded by the coding sequence ATGTCCGAGCGCACCGTTTTCCAATCGATCTCGCGCAGCCACGTGATCAGCCTGGGCCCGCAGGCCAGCGCGCGCGACGCCGCGTGCGTCATGACGCGCGCGAGCTGCGGCAGCGTGCTCGTGATGGAGCTGCCCGACGCCTTGCTGGGCATTCTCACCGAGCGTGACCTGATGACCCGCGTGCTGGCCCGGGGGCTCGATCCCGACCGCACCACGGTGCGCGAAGTCATGACGCCCAACCCCATCTGCGTGCCGCCCGAAACGCTGGTGTCCGACGCCGTGGTGCTCATGCTGGAACGGGGCTTTCGCCATCTGCCGCTGGTGGCGGGGACCAAGATCCTCGGCGTCTTTTCGGTGCGCGACGCGTTGCCGCGAGAGCTCGGCACGGCGGTCAGCCTGACCGAATTCCGCGAACAGGTGAACGACGCGCTGGGCTAG
- a CDS encoding 2-oxoacid:ferredoxin oxidoreductase subunit beta has product MTYLAKPRLRHPTLATNKVGYTRRDYEGKISTLCAGCGHDSISAAIIEACWELDIEPHRVAKLSGIGCSSKTPDYFLGASHGFNTVHGRMPSVLTGANLANRDLLYLGVSGDGDSASIGLGQFAHAMRRGVNMAYIVENNGVYGLTKGQFSATADQGSKSKKGVVNTDSPVDLVAMALQLGASYVGRGFSGNKAQLVPLVKGAISHGGVAFIDVISPCVAFNNHPGSTKSYDYVREHNEAVSRIDFISAREEIAVDIEPGDVMDVRQHDGTLLRLRSLHPGYDPGDRHAAMAYMQRHHEMGEVVTGLLYVDPLATDLHTALNTCDRPLNALGTAELCPGAQALERLNASLR; this is encoded by the coding sequence ATGACCTACCTCGCCAAGCCGCGGCTGCGCCATCCCACGCTGGCCACCAACAAGGTCGGCTACACGCGGCGCGACTACGAAGGCAAGATCTCGACGCTGTGCGCCGGCTGCGGCCACGACTCGATCTCCGCCGCGATCATCGAGGCCTGCTGGGAACTGGACATCGAACCGCACCGCGTCGCCAAGCTCTCGGGCATCGGCTGCAGCTCCAAGACGCCGGATTATTTCCTCGGCGCATCGCACGGTTTCAACACCGTGCACGGCCGCATGCCCAGCGTGCTGACCGGCGCCAACCTGGCCAACCGCGACCTGCTGTACCTGGGCGTTTCGGGCGACGGCGATTCGGCGTCGATCGGGCTCGGCCAGTTCGCCCATGCCATGCGGCGCGGCGTGAACATGGCCTACATCGTGGAGAACAACGGCGTCTACGGGCTCACCAAGGGCCAGTTCTCGGCCACCGCCGACCAGGGCTCCAAGAGCAAGAAGGGCGTCGTCAATACCGACAGTCCGGTGGACCTCGTGGCCATGGCGCTGCAGCTGGGCGCCAGCTACGTGGGGCGCGGTTTCTCAGGCAACAAGGCGCAGCTGGTGCCGCTGGTCAAGGGAGCGATCAGCCACGGCGGCGTCGCCTTCATCGACGTGATCAGCCCCTGTGTCGCGTTCAACAACCACCCCGGCAGCACCAAGAGCTACGACTACGTGCGCGAGCACAACGAGGCGGTGAGCCGCATCGACTTCATCAGCGCGCGGGAAGAGATCGCCGTCGACATCGAACCGGGCGACGTGATGGACGTGCGCCAGCACGACGGCACGCTGCTGCGCCTGCGCAGCCTGCACCCCGGCTACGACCCCGGCGATCGCCATGCCGCCATGGCCTACATGCAGCGCCACCACGAGATGGGCGAGGTGGTGACCGGCCTGCTCTACGTCGATCCGCTGGCCACCGACCTGCACACCGCGCTCAACACCTGCGACCGGCCACTCAATGCGCTCGGGACGGCCGAGCTGTGTCCCGGCGCCCAGGCGCTGGAGCGGCTCAACGCCTCCTTGCGCTGA
- a CDS encoding 2-oxoacid:acceptor oxidoreductase subunit alpha codes for MSAVPQIEAVNDFVIKFANVNGSGSASANELFAKAILRMGVPVSPRNIFPSNIQGLPTWYEVRVTEAGHLGRRGGTDMMVAMNPQTWDADLAELEPGGYLFYDSTRPLPPSKFRSDIRVIGMPLTEICNAVYQDPRQRQLFKNIVYVGALAILLGIEPQVIEALFGEQYKGKEKLLASNVQALHLGCDFARENLRESLGLQVRRADRVGDRIFVDGNSAAALGCVYGGATVAAWYPITPSSSVAEAFQKYCAKFRVDPATGQHRFAIVQAEDELASIGVVVGAGWNGARAFTATSGPGISLMAEFIGLAYFAEIPVTLINVQRGGPSTGMPTRTQQADILACAYASHGDTKHVLLFPEDPHECFEHAAAALDLADRLQTPVFVMTDLDIGMNQRLCAPFDWDDAKAYDRGKVMSAEELEAGRDFGRYKDVDGDGIPWRTLPGTHPSKGSYFTRGTTRDAYARYSERGPDYIYNMERLLKKFATAARLVPQPVLRPAAEETALGVIYFGSTSPAMHEALQALEARGIHLDALRLRAFPFPDSVARFLARHAKVFVVEQNRDAQMRSLLVNELDIDPARLVKVLHFDGTPITARFIAGAIGSHLQAQASGAATTHTGEPA; via the coding sequence ATGAGTGCCGTCCCGCAGATCGAGGCGGTGAACGATTTCGTCATCAAGTTCGCCAATGTCAACGGCTCGGGCTCGGCCTCGGCCAACGAGCTGTTCGCCAAGGCCATCCTGCGCATGGGCGTGCCGGTGAGCCCGCGCAACATCTTTCCCAGCAACATCCAGGGCCTGCCGACCTGGTACGAGGTGCGCGTGACCGAAGCGGGCCACCTGGGACGGCGCGGCGGCACCGACATGATGGTGGCCATGAACCCGCAGACCTGGGACGCCGACCTGGCCGAGCTGGAACCTGGCGGCTACCTTTTCTACGACAGCACGCGGCCGCTGCCGCCGTCGAAATTCCGCAGCGACATCCGCGTCATCGGCATGCCGCTGACCGAGATCTGCAACGCGGTCTACCAGGATCCGCGCCAGCGCCAGCTGTTCAAGAACATCGTCTACGTGGGCGCCCTGGCCATCCTGCTCGGCATCGAGCCCCAGGTCATCGAGGCGCTGTTCGGCGAGCAGTACAAGGGCAAGGAAAAGCTTCTTGCCTCCAACGTGCAGGCGCTGCACCTGGGCTGCGACTTCGCGCGGGAGAACCTGCGCGAGTCGCTGGGGCTCCAGGTTCGCCGCGCCGACCGCGTGGGCGACCGGATCTTCGTGGACGGCAACAGCGCTGCGGCGCTGGGCTGCGTGTATGGCGGCGCCACGGTGGCGGCGTGGTACCCGATCACGCCTTCATCGTCGGTGGCCGAGGCCTTCCAGAAGTACTGCGCCAAATTCCGCGTCGACCCGGCCACCGGACAGCACCGCTTCGCCATCGTGCAGGCGGAAGACGAACTGGCTTCCATCGGCGTGGTGGTCGGTGCCGGCTGGAACGGCGCGCGGGCGTTCACCGCCACGTCGGGGCCGGGCATTTCGCTCATGGCCGAATTCATCGGCCTCGCCTACTTCGCCGAGATTCCCGTCACCCTCATCAACGTGCAGCGCGGCGGCCCTTCCACCGGCATGCCGACACGCACGCAGCAGGCCGACATCCTGGCCTGCGCCTACGCCTCGCACGGCGACACCAAGCACGTGCTGCTGTTCCCCGAGGATCCGCACGAGTGCTTCGAGCATGCGGCGGCGGCGCTGGACCTGGCCGACCGCCTCCAGACGCCGGTGTTCGTGATGACCGACCTGGACATCGGCATGAACCAGCGCCTGTGTGCGCCCTTCGACTGGGACGATGCCAAGGCCTACGACCGCGGCAAGGTGATGAGCGCCGAAGAGCTCGAGGCCGGACGCGACTTCGGCCGCTACAAGGACGTGGACGGCGACGGCATTCCGTGGCGCACGCTGCCGGGCACGCATCCGAGCAAGGGCAGCTACTTCACGCGCGGCACCACGCGCGACGCCTACGCCCGCTATTCGGAGCGCGGGCCGGACTACATCTACAACATGGAGCGGCTGCTGAAGAAGTTCGCGACCGCGGCCAGGCTGGTGCCGCAACCGGTGCTCCGCCCGGCCGCCGAGGAAACGGCCCTGGGCGTGATCTACTTCGGTTCGACCAGCCCCGCCATGCACGAGGCGCTGCAAGCGCTGGAGGCGCGCGGCATCCACCTCGATGCGCTGCGGCTGCGCGCCTTTCCGTTTCCGGACAGCGTGGCCCGGTTCCTGGCGCGGCACGCCAAGGTGTTCGTGGTCGAGCAGAACCGCGATGCCCAGATGCGCAGCCTGCTGGTGAACGAACTGGACATCGATCCCGCGCGCCTGGTGAAGGTGCTGCACTTCGACGGCACGCCCATCACTGCGCGCTTCATCGCCGGGGCCATCGGATCGCACCTGCAGGCGCAGGCATCCGGCGCTGCCACCACCCATACCGGGGAGCCTGCATGA
- a CDS encoding FAD-dependent oxidoreductase, which produces MQRTDIANPAYFHKVVDCQYACPAHTPVPEYIRMIAQRRYSDAYMINWASNVFPGILGRTCDRPCEPACRRGRVEQSNAQDPEPVAICRLKRVAADMKDDVRARMPTLAPSNGKRIACIGAGPASLTVARDLAPLGYEVTVFDADAKAGGFIRTQIPRFRLPESVIDEETGYILDLGIDFRGGTRIGSMAALMAEGWDSIFVGCGAPRGRDLELPGRQEAAAAIHIGIDWLNSVSFGHVTRIGRRVIVLGGGNTAMDCCRSARRLGGTDVKVIVRSGFDEMKASPWEKEDAQHEGIPIINFHVPRAFVSEEGRLVGMRFERVRAAYDEHGRRTLVPTGEPDAFFECDEVLVAVGQENAFPWIERDCGIAFDSKSGLPVLDENTFQSSVPRVFFGGDAAFGPKNIITAVAHGHEAAVSIDKLLRAEPVYVRPAPMTNLVSQKMGIHEWSYDNDTSNDLRYKVPWAKAETALASIRVEVELGFDAATAFKEAERCLNCDVQTVFNETACIECDACVDICPMDCISFTANGEEAELRTRLKAPALNLAQDLYVSGGLKTGRVMVKDEDVCLHCGLCAERCPTGAWDMQKFLLKMTPAGQGVAS; this is translated from the coding sequence TTGCAGCGAACCGACATTGCGAACCCGGCCTATTTCCACAAGGTCGTCGATTGCCAGTACGCCTGCCCGGCGCACACCCCCGTTCCCGAATACATCCGCATGATCGCGCAGCGCCGCTACAGCGACGCCTACATGATCAACTGGGCTTCCAACGTGTTCCCGGGCATCCTGGGGCGCACCTGCGACCGGCCCTGCGAGCCTGCCTGCAGGCGCGGGCGCGTGGAACAGAGCAACGCGCAGGATCCGGAGCCGGTGGCGATCTGCCGGCTCAAGCGCGTGGCAGCCGACATGAAGGACGACGTGCGCGCGCGCATGCCGACGCTCGCACCCAGCAACGGCAAGCGCATTGCGTGCATCGGCGCGGGCCCGGCCTCGCTCACCGTCGCGCGCGACCTCGCCCCGCTGGGCTACGAGGTGACGGTGTTCGACGCCGACGCCAAGGCCGGCGGCTTCATCCGCACGCAGATTCCGCGCTTTCGCCTGCCGGAATCGGTGATCGACGAGGAGACCGGCTACATCCTCGACCTGGGCATCGACTTCCGCGGCGGAACCCGCATCGGCTCGATGGCGGCGCTCATGGCCGAGGGGTGGGACTCGATCTTCGTCGGCTGCGGCGCGCCGCGCGGGCGCGACCTGGAGCTGCCCGGCCGCCAAGAGGCGGCAGCTGCCATCCACATCGGCATCGACTGGCTCAATTCCGTTTCGTTCGGGCACGTGACGCGCATCGGCCGGCGCGTGATCGTGCTGGGCGGCGGCAACACCGCCATGGACTGCTGCCGATCGGCCCGCCGCCTGGGCGGCACCGACGTGAAGGTCATCGTGCGCAGCGGTTTCGATGAAATGAAGGCTTCGCCCTGGGAGAAGGAAGACGCCCAGCACGAAGGCATTCCGATCATCAACTTCCATGTGCCCAGGGCCTTCGTCAGCGAAGAGGGCAGGCTGGTCGGCATGCGCTTCGAGCGCGTGCGGGCCGCCTACGACGAACACGGGCGCCGCACGCTGGTGCCTACCGGCGAACCGGACGCCTTCTTCGAATGCGACGAGGTGCTGGTGGCTGTGGGCCAGGAGAACGCCTTCCCGTGGATCGAGCGCGACTGCGGCATCGCCTTCGACAGCAAGTCGGGCCTGCCGGTGCTCGACGAGAACACCTTCCAGTCGAGCGTGCCCCGCGTGTTCTTCGGTGGCGATGCGGCCTTCGGTCCCAAGAACATCATCACCGCCGTGGCCCACGGCCACGAGGCCGCGGTGTCGATCGACAAGCTGCTGCGCGCCGAGCCGGTGTACGTGCGGCCCGCGCCCATGACCAACCTGGTGTCGCAGAAGATGGGCATCCACGAGTGGAGCTACGACAACGACACCTCCAACGACCTGCGCTACAAGGTGCCCTGGGCCAAGGCCGAGACGGCGCTGGCCAGCATCCGGGTGGAAGTGGAGCTGGGCTTCGACGCCGCCACCGCCTTCAAGGAGGCCGAGCGCTGCCTGAACTGCGACGTGCAGACCGTCTTCAACGAGACCGCCTGCATCGAATGCGACGCCTGCGTGGACATCTGCCCGATGGACTGCATCAGCTTCACCGCCAACGGCGAGGAGGCCGAGCTGCGCACGAGGCTGAAGGCCCCCGCACTCAATCTTGCGCAAGACCTGTACGTGTCCGGCGGACTCAAGACCGGCCGCGTGATGGTCAAGGACGAGGACGTCTGCCTGCACTGCGGGCTGTGCGCCGAGCGTTGTCCCACCGGAGCCTGGGACATGCAGAAGTTCCTGCTGAAGATGACGCCGGCGGGGCAGGGGGTGGCGTCATGA
- a CDS encoding SRPBCC family protein, with the protein MTVFRKVDRVYPANWKLTVDAFLEGYHIRMLHRDTIYPFFADAYTVNLMPGRTRTCWWRGEPRSRVRGAEGTRGAVQARHTTNTLTAKA; encoded by the coding sequence ATGACGGTCTTCCGCAAGGTCGACCGCGTGTATCCCGCGAACTGGAAGCTGACGGTCGACGCCTTCCTGGAGGGGTATCACATCCGCATGCTGCACCGCGACACCATCTATCCGTTCTTTGCCGACGCATACACGGTCAACCTGATGCCGGGCCGCACCAGGACTTGCTGGTGGCGCGGCGAGCCGCGTTCGAGAGTTCGAGGTGCCGAAGGAACGCGAGGCGCTGTGCAGGCTCGCCACACAACAAATACACTAACGGCAAAAGCTTAG
- a CDS encoding tyrosine-type recombinase/integrase yields the protein MSSLPLFPDPPGESHQDAFDAWLAAQQGNGALRQPSSIAVYRDMWGSFTAWCLGQSPAVTLASLDKSDLSAFQQARFGMKSDDLSLSPRYALRLLRLIDRVMRHHAETRGVAPNTAAAEWIATQPEVRYADSTRADPLPEFLSVSEARHLITFLSNARPRPGARHGQAALSWQALRNRVAVALQLGAGLAPGDVRVLRLDAPTSHIAGRRQRPWKLAVPGNGNSPAREAPLAPWAGELLQHWLAVRAEAAIAGDFLFPATRTGKPWSKEAQYVAAKQVLEEAGIEAAGGGSFLLRHTFALRQLRRGAKLDQVAHWLGIEPEAMGKYQRVLTGPAEVV from the coding sequence ATGTCGTCCCTCCCCCTCTTTCCCGACCCCCCAGGCGAATCGCACCAGGATGCCTTCGACGCCTGGCTCGCTGCGCAGCAGGGCAACGGCGCCCTGCGGCAGCCCTCTTCGATTGCGGTCTATCGCGACATGTGGGGCAGCTTCACGGCCTGGTGCCTCGGCCAGTCGCCCGCGGTGACGCTCGCGTCGCTGGACAAGAGCGACCTGTCGGCGTTCCAGCAGGCGCGCTTCGGCATGAAAAGCGACGACCTGTCGCTGTCGCCGCGCTATGCGCTGCGCCTGCTTCGGCTGATCGACAGGGTGATGCGCCACCATGCCGAGACCCGCGGTGTTGCGCCCAACACCGCGGCCGCCGAGTGGATTGCGACACAGCCCGAGGTGCGCTATGCGGATTCCACGCGCGCGGACCCGCTGCCGGAATTTCTCTCGGTGTCGGAGGCGAGGCATCTCATTACCTTCCTGTCCAATGCACGGCCGCGTCCCGGTGCCCGGCATGGCCAGGCAGCGCTGAGCTGGCAGGCACTGCGCAACCGCGTGGCGGTCGCCCTGCAGCTGGGCGCGGGGCTCGCGCCCGGTGACGTGCGCGTGCTGCGGCTCGACGCGCCGACTTCGCACATCGCCGGCCGCCGGCAACGCCCATGGAAGCTCGCAGTTCCGGGCAACGGCAACTCCCCGGCGCGCGAGGCGCCGCTCGCACCCTGGGCTGGAGAGCTGCTCCAGCATTGGCTCGCAGTGCGGGCCGAGGCGGCGATCGCGGGCGATTTTTTGTTTCCGGCCACGCGCACCGGCAAACCCTGGAGCAAGGAGGCGCAGTACGTGGCCGCCAAGCAGGTGCTCGAAGAGGCCGGCATCGAGGCTGCGGGCGGCGGCTCGTTCCTGCTGCGCCACACCTTCGCGCTGCGCCAGTTGCGCCGGGGCGCCAAGCTCGACCAGGTGGCGCACTGGCTCGGCATCGAACCCGAGGCCATGGGCAAATACCAGCGCGTGCTCACGGGCCCCGCGGAAGTCGTCTGA
- a CDS encoding YbaN family protein, giving the protein MRLPGPVAKLLWRVLALVLVGLGLLGAFLPLLPTVPFLLAAAWAAGHGWPALERWLLEHPRYGGYVRRWREAGAVPRRAKWTASAMMLLSTVVLLVTAAPVAVKIGAPVFMAAVAVWLWRRPEQ; this is encoded by the coding sequence ATGAGGCTTCCCGGCCCCGTCGCGAAGCTGCTCTGGCGTGTGCTGGCGCTGGTGCTCGTCGGGCTCGGGTTGCTCGGCGCCTTTCTTCCGCTCCTGCCGACGGTGCCTTTTCTCCTGGCGGCTGCCTGGGCAGCAGGGCACGGCTGGCCTGCGCTGGAGCGCTGGCTGCTCGAACATCCCCGCTATGGCGGTTACGTCCGGCGGTGGCGCGAAGCGGGCGCGGTGCCGCGCCGCGCGAAGTGGACCGCGAGCGCGATGATGCTGTTGAGCACGGTGGTGCTGCTCGTCACGGCCGCGCCGGTGGCGGTCAAGATCGGCGCTCCGGTCTTCATGGCGGCCGTGGCGGTCTGGCTGTGGCGCCGGCCCGAACAGTGA
- a CDS encoding SdrD B-like domain-containing protein, which yields MKRWLRSSALGLCGAGQVLAGTPAWAQAQAAHYVDRVLDDSPQAAPADEAREQGSGWPRGWTVEGQSTQQSGDSRARSHSLLFSGYLDTPDYGTLSANLNLNRDSVPVSGIALYGTTGTPLTQVPYSYRNGSTWRIDQRAMPFNGGWFGNNSIGNINMASTPLARGVGRVYLPSLPIEGASLSIEQPGRTTLNASAGRLGYFDGISFQGFSSGRGTAAGAGAQTQLSGSNGAYALGRTDAAVQLVETRNFNANGVPGYAQDTRSVWSAVSWQGVAPWAESVGNGYGGVGERVGGLRIQANLAHSSGQPSDALSRAPRDSGTGGWVDASWRTQLMQQSASVFYFQPSLRWGGDSLPSDLRGASWRGEVSTRQWQLGGNIEVSDSVSGLQRRSLYGNLFGRYRLDSRDSISANVAARTGNYAAQSAQFTWEHKSDWGYTQWRTDVAHGTDLRVLRTGVDHAWSVSEDQTLSTSLAYEQSRQSGVESRAVHWGVLGTTPLAAGARLDLSLRGSNGIVGTDSRFLSANARLSWPIGQGWSFIAQYAAARGQESLNPAVVSALATALQQAVRVLPSNRSFMVALRYESRAGVASAPIGGHPGAGAGSLEGYVFFDQNNNGLREASEGGVPGVTVVLDRGYVARTDAQGRYSFPSVAAGSHQIELIQDNLPLPWSSAGSAARRVNVYVRDAALTDFPIQKER from the coding sequence ATGAAGCGATGGCTCCGTAGCAGCGCCCTCGGATTGTGCGGCGCGGGACAGGTGCTGGCCGGCACCCCGGCATGGGCGCAGGCCCAGGCGGCGCACTACGTCGATCGGGTGCTCGACGACAGCCCGCAAGCGGCACCGGCCGACGAAGCCCGGGAACAGGGCAGCGGCTGGCCGCGCGGCTGGACCGTCGAAGGGCAGTCCACCCAGCAAAGCGGTGATTCGCGCGCACGAAGCCATTCGCTGCTCTTCTCGGGCTACCTGGACACGCCGGACTACGGCACCCTGTCCGCCAACCTGAACCTGAACCGCGATTCGGTGCCGGTCAGCGGCATCGCGCTGTACGGCACCACCGGCACGCCCCTGACGCAGGTACCCTACAGCTACCGCAACGGCAGCACCTGGCGCATCGACCAGCGGGCCATGCCTTTCAACGGCGGATGGTTCGGCAACAACAGCATCGGCAACATCAACATGGCGAGCACGCCGCTCGCCCGCGGCGTCGGCCGGGTCTACCTGCCCAGCCTGCCGATCGAAGGCGCCTCGCTCAGCATCGAACAGCCGGGACGAACCACGCTGAATGCATCGGCGGGCCGGCTGGGCTATTTCGACGGCATCTCGTTCCAGGGCTTCTCGTCGGGGCGGGGAACCGCGGCGGGAGCCGGTGCCCAGACCCAGCTGAGCGGCAGCAACGGCGCCTACGCCCTGGGCCGCACCGATGCGGCGGTCCAGCTGGTGGAAACGCGCAATTTCAACGCCAATGGCGTGCCAGGCTACGCCCAGGACACCCGCTCCGTATGGAGCGCCGTTTCATGGCAGGGCGTGGCGCCGTGGGCCGAATCGGTGGGCAACGGCTATGGGGGCGTCGGAGAACGCGTGGGCGGCCTGCGGATCCAGGCCAACCTGGCGCACAGCAGCGGCCAGCCTTCCGATGCCTTGTCGCGCGCGCCGCGCGACTCGGGCACCGGCGGCTGGGTCGATGCAAGCTGGCGCACGCAGCTGATGCAGCAGAGCGCGTCGGTCTTCTACTTCCAGCCCTCCTTGCGCTGGGGCGGCGACTCGCTGCCGAGCGACCTGCGCGGCGCCTCGTGGCGCGGCGAGGTTTCCACCCGCCAATGGCAATTGGGCGGCAACATCGAGGTGAGCGACAGCGTGAGCGGGCTCCAGCGCCGCTCGCTCTACGGCAATCTTTTCGGCCGTTATCGGCTGGACTCGCGCGACTCGATCTCGGCCAACGTGGCGGCGCGCACCGGCAACTATGCGGCACAGTCGGCACAGTTCACCTGGGAGCACAAGTCCGACTGGGGCTACACCCAGTGGCGCACAGACGTTGCGCACGGCACCGACCTGCGCGTGCTGCGCACCGGCGTGGACCACGCCTGGAGCGTGAGCGAGGACCAGACGCTCTCGACCTCCCTGGCCTACGAGCAGTCGCGCCAGTCCGGCGTCGAATCGCGCGCGGTGCACTGGGGCGTGCTCGGCACCACGCCGCTCGCCGCCGGCGCGCGGCTCGACCTGAGCCTGCGCGGCAGCAACGGCATCGTCGGCACCGATTCGCGCTTCCTGAGCGCCAATGCACGCCTGAGCTGGCCGATCGGACAGGGCTGGTCGTTCATCGCGCAGTACGCGGCGGCCCGCGGCCAGGAGTCGCTCAATCCGGCCGTGGTGTCGGCCCTGGCCACGGCCCTGCAACAGGCGGTGCGCGTGCTTCCCTCGAACCGCTCGTTCATGGTGGCGCTGCGCTACGAGAGCCGCGCCGGCGTGGCCAGCGCGCCCATCGGCGGCCACCCCGGCGCAGGCGCCGGCAGTCTCGAGGGCTATGTTTTCTTCGACCAGAACAACAACGGGCTCCGGGAAGCCAGCGAAGGCGGCGTACCCGGCGTGACGGTGGTGCTCGACCGCGGCTACGTGGCCCGCACCGATGCGCAGGGCCGCTACAGCTTTCCGTCCGTGGCGGCCGGCAGCCACCAGATCGAGCTGATCCAGGACAACCTGCCGCTTCCTTGGAGCAGCGCGGGTTCCGCCGCGCGGCGCGTGAACGTCTACGTGCGAGACGCCGCCCTGACCGACTTCCCGATCCAGAAAGAACGCTGA